In Colwellia sp. PAMC 20917, a single genomic region encodes these proteins:
- a CDS encoding AMP-binding protein yields the protein MSKPTELELLADLEKISYQDRYHCKTTYDVFCLAADEYPADIAIAEHITAARDEVAKEITFTTLANKLNQTANLYKKFGVERTDVVSILLPNLTETHLSMWAAQAVGIANPINYLLQVDHIIEILNEVKTRVLVTVSLDGETELGKKVHEIITRVPSLEHILVLDNNHSESSYKKLTITDFNQGISTQSSERLAKISQPKGDDIAMYFHTGGTTGRPKIAKLSHDNISFVVQVYAGFNAYHGKSAVLNALPLFHVFGVIAASLAMFFVGRTVVIMTPEGFRNPNTVKNWWYYVNKYQVCWFPTVPTIISVLLQQPDEKIDLKCFEHAACGSSPLPLELKLSFQKRFNCNVTNGYGMTESSCVVARTLPGYDVEGVAVGNGIPYSRVIAAEIIDNKISRICAANEPGIILVKGPNIFQGYLNESDNDGAWVEGDWFNTGDLGVINALGHIQLTGRAKDLIIRGGHNIDPQIIEDALLAHANVIQSVAIGQPDAHSGEIPVAYVVVKDKQQKTANELLLHCQTHISERAAIPKRIEILDSLPLTAVGKVFKPILRNKATEFSVSTLLKENDVTAQVKSEFDPEKGQIVHIQLSNIQDKPKVAKLLIAFPILVNYTRFIN from the coding sequence ATGTCCAAACCAACAGAATTAGAGTTACTTGCTGATTTAGAAAAAATAAGTTATCAAGACCGATATCATTGTAAAACAACTTACGATGTTTTTTGCCTCGCAGCAGATGAATATCCGGCTGATATAGCAATAGCTGAGCATATTACTGCGGCTCGAGATGAAGTTGCCAAAGAAATAACGTTTACTACTTTAGCCAATAAACTTAATCAAACAGCAAACCTCTATAAAAAATTCGGCGTTGAGCGTACAGATGTTGTCTCTATTTTACTGCCAAATTTGACAGAAACTCATCTTAGTATGTGGGCTGCACAAGCGGTGGGAATTGCCAATCCGATTAACTATCTTCTGCAAGTTGATCACATAATAGAAATACTAAATGAGGTAAAAACTAGGGTATTAGTTACTGTTTCACTTGATGGGGAAACAGAATTAGGGAAAAAAGTGCATGAAATTATTACACGCGTGCCTTCGCTTGAACATATTCTTGTACTTGATAATAACCATAGTGAAAGTAGTTATAAAAAGCTCACCATCACTGATTTTAATCAGGGGATATCTACTCAATCCAGTGAACGATTGGCGAAAATTTCACAACCTAAAGGTGATGATATTGCGATGTATTTTCATACTGGAGGGACAACTGGCCGTCCAAAAATAGCAAAACTATCTCATGATAATATCAGTTTTGTTGTGCAAGTTTATGCAGGATTTAATGCTTATCATGGTAAATCTGCGGTTTTAAATGCATTACCATTATTTCATGTGTTTGGTGTAATTGCCGCTAGTTTAGCTATGTTCTTTGTGGGCCGTACTGTTGTTATTATGACCCCAGAAGGTTTTAGAAACCCTAATACCGTAAAAAACTGGTGGTATTATGTTAATAAGTATCAAGTGTGTTGGTTTCCTACTGTGCCCACGATCATTTCTGTTCTGTTACAGCAACCAGATGAAAAAATTGACCTGAAATGCTTTGAACATGCAGCCTGTGGTTCATCACCTTTACCTCTTGAATTAAAACTATCATTTCAGAAAAGATTTAATTGCAATGTTACCAACGGTTACGGCATGACCGAATCTTCTTGTGTTGTTGCTAGAACCCTCCCTGGCTACGATGTTGAAGGAGTTGCCGTAGGAAATGGCATACCTTATAGCCGAGTGATTGCTGCCGAAATAATTGATAATAAAATCAGCCGTATTTGTGCAGCTAATGAACCTGGCATTATTTTGGTGAAAGGGCCTAATATTTTTCAAGGCTATTTGAACGAAAGTGATAATGATGGTGCCTGGGTAGAAGGTGATTGGTTTAATACCGGTGATTTAGGTGTGATTAATGCGTTAGGCCATATTCAGCTAACGGGTCGAGCAAAAGATTTGATTATTCGTGGCGGTCATAATATTGATCCTCAAATTATTGAAGACGCCTTATTAGCCCATGCAAATGTAATTCAATCAGTTGCTATTGGTCAACCTGATGCTCATTCAGGTGAAATACCCGTTGCCTATGTAGTGGTAAAAGACAAGCAGCAAAAAACTGCCAATGAATTATTACTACATTGCCAAACACATATTAGCGAAAGAGCGGCAATTCCTAAACGTATTGAAATACTTGATAGCCTGCCGTTAACCGCTGTAGGTAAAGTTTTCAAACCAATATTACGCAATAAAGCCACTGAATTTAGCGTTAGTACTTTGTTGAAAGAAAATGATGTTACCGCGCAAGTTAAATCAGAATTTGATCCAGAAAAAGGTCAGATTGTACATATTCAGTTATCAAATATACAAGACAAACCCAAAGTCGCTAAATTATTAATTGCCTTTCCTATTTTAGTTAATTACACCCGTTTCATTAATTAG
- a CDS encoding 3-oxoadipyl-CoA thiolase has protein sequence MKDAYIYDAARTAFGRHGGILSSVRPDDMLAHLIKTLVQRNDFDLSLYEDVIAGSTNQAGEDSRNVARFAGLLAGLPIETGGLTVNRLCGSSLSAALDAARCIKANEGELFVACGVESMSRAPFVLAKATSAFSRQQEMFDTTMGARFTNPEIIKAYGGHSMPETADNIASDLNISREDCDVFAASSQAKYEAAKVAGYFIDEIIAIEVSQGRKLPPLSVETDEHPRPASTVDALGKLRPLFDGVVTAGNASGINDGASAMIIGSKAVGEQAGIKPRGRIIAGAIAGVPPRVMGLGPVPASQKALARAGLTLADMDVLEFNEAFAVQALGCMKQLGIAFDDPRVNQNGGAIAIGHPLGASGTRIMLTALRQLEKTGGRYALATMCIGIGQGIAVVIERV, from the coding sequence ATGAAAGATGCGTATATATACGATGCCGCAAGAACAGCCTTTGGACGTCACGGAGGCATTTTATCTTCTGTTCGACCGGATGATATGCTTGCACACCTTATAAAAACCTTAGTACAACGCAACGACTTTGATTTAAGCCTTTATGAAGATGTTATTGCAGGTAGTACCAATCAAGCAGGCGAAGACAGTCGCAATGTGGCTCGTTTTGCCGGGCTATTAGCAGGCTTGCCAATTGAAACAGGTGGTTTAACCGTTAACCGTTTATGTGGTTCAAGTTTATCGGCAGCCTTAGATGCCGCTCGATGTATTAAAGCTAATGAAGGTGAGCTATTTGTGGCTTGTGGTGTTGAATCTATGAGTCGCGCGCCATTTGTTTTAGCTAAAGCAACCTCAGCCTTTTCCCGCCAGCAAGAAATGTTTGATACCACCATGGGAGCTCGTTTTACTAATCCGGAAATTATTAAAGCCTATGGTGGTCACTCCATGCCAGAAACGGCTGACAATATTGCCAGTGATTTAAATATTAGCAGAGAAGACTGTGATGTATTCGCAGCAAGCTCTCAAGCCAAGTATGAAGCGGCAAAAGTAGCCGGATATTTTATTGATGAAATTATTGCTATTGAAGTTTCACAAGGGCGTAAGTTGCCACCACTTTCTGTTGAAACTGATGAGCATCCACGCCCAGCTTCAACCGTAGACGCACTGGGTAAATTAAGACCATTATTTGATGGTGTAGTAACTGCGGGTAATGCATCAGGCATTAATGACGGTGCTTCTGCCATGATTATTGGTAGTAAAGCCGTCGGTGAACAAGCGGGTATCAAACCTCGCGGTAGAATAATAGCGGGTGCGATTGCCGGCGTACCACCGCGTGTTATGGGCTTAGGGCCAGTTCCAGCTTCACAAAAAGCCTTAGCAAGAGCGGGTTTAACATTAGCTGATATGGATGTTTTAGAATTCAATGAAGCCTTTGCCGTACAAGCACTAGGCTGCATGAAACAACTAGGTATCGCTTTTGATGACCCCCGTGTTAACCAAAATGGAGGTGCGATTGCGATTGGGCATCCTTTGGGTGCTAGTGGTACGCGTATTATGCTAACGGCATTGCGCCAATTAGAAAAAACCGGTGGTCGATACGCATTAGCAACAATGTGTATTGGTATTGGTCAAGGTATCGCTGTCGTTATTGAGCGTGTTTAA